agagacccagtctatgccttcactatggtgaatcactaaaacgatacagaaatacactacggaaaaagaaggaacagcatgtcagaaatcagctcaatgtaattgacgAATCCATagctaaccacttctgggaaaatgggaatacactaaacaaacaacacaaataattatcaatccaaaatggagatgtatgggttaaccacttctccaatctttttggctctataacaaagaacaaacagcaaaaacatatacatgatcaaatacaaatcttagaatcaaccaTTAAAGACTACCAaaacccactggattatccaattaccttgaatgaactacaggacaaaataaaaaccctccaacccaaaaaggcctgtggtgttgatggtatcctcaatgaaatgatcaaatatacagacaacaaattccaatagGCTATACTTAAACTTTTTAACATCATCAttagctcaaatcaaatcaaatgtatttatatagcccttcgtacatcagctgatatctcaaagtactgtacagaaatccagcctaaaaccccaaacagcaagcaatgcaggtgtagaagcaccggcatcttccccaatatttggcatcttccccaatatttggaaccaaggactgatcaccccaatccacaaaagtagaGCCAAATTTGACACCAATAattaccgtgggatatgcgtcaacagcaactttgggaaaatcctctgcattatcattaacagcagactcatacatttcctcagtgaaaacaatgtactgagcaaatgtcaaattggctttttaccatattatcaccatacacaccctaattgacaaacaaaacaaccaaaacaaaggcaaagtcttctcatgctttgttgatttaaaaaaaaactttgactcaatttggcatgagggtctgctatacaaattgatggaaagtggtgttgggggaaaaacatatgacattatacAATCCATGtactgtacacaaacaacaagtgtgcggttaaaatgggGGAAAAACACACTTCTTCCcacagggtgagacagggatgcagcttaagtcccgccctcttcaacatatatatcaacaaattggagagggcactagaacagtctgcagcacccagcctcaccctactaaaatctgaagtcaaatgtctactgtttgctgatgatctggtgcttctgtcaccaaccaaggagggcctacagcagcacctagattttctgcacagattctgccagacctgggccctgccattaaatctcagtaagaccaaaataacgGTGTTCCAAAAagaggtccagtcgccaggaccacaaatacaaaatccatttagacaccgttgccctagagcacacaaaaactatacataccttggcctaaatatcagcgccacaggtaacttccacaaagctgtgaacgatctgagagacaaggtaagaagggccttctatgccatcaaaaggaacataatatttgacataccaattaggatctggctaaaaatacttgaatcagttatagaaacccattgccctttatggttgaggtctggggtccgctcaccaaccaagaatttacaaaatggtacaaacatcaaattgagactctgcatgcagaattcagcaaaaatataatttgtgtacaacgtaaaacaccaaataatgcatgcagagcagaattaggctaatgatacccgctaatgatcaaaatccagaaaagagatgctaaattctacaaccacctaaaagaaagtgattcccaaactttccataacaaagtcatcacctacagagagatgaatctGGAGAAGAGCCCTAGTtggtcctggagctctgttcacaaacacaaacagaccccgcagagccccaggacagcaacacaattaaaccccaaaaatcatgagaaaacaaaaagataattacttgacacattggaaagaattaacaaaaaagtgagcaaactagaatgctatttggccctaaacaaagagtacacagtggcagagtatctgaccactgtgactgaaccaAACTTAAGGAAATGTAACAGGGTTATgttggtgattccccttgccactttattgttaagccaatgggtttttggttttagttttgtcttgccttcacctaATCAACATgacatcttattggctggtttgcgtagcttgcttacgagggaGGATGTTTCATTAGAATcatcccagtgaacaagcaccaaaccagcggtaagttgttggttgcaaagcactgcacgtcaaaagtgatttttatactcccaagtgatgatttaaatgtacaatttatatcaatttgtttgtaaatgttattcaaacatcacacataagatgcaGCATTTTTTGGTGCATATTTGTTCtgcattttgttgtagagaattccagctaatactagctagcaacttactgtgtctggtgggggggttcatatattttgtacagtgcgtcacgtgcagagttggatggtgagctgtgcattgcatgacgtgcaattttgtgctgtTGCTATCAGAATAAAGCTCCATGACTGGTGCTACAAGTTGGAGCTCCTGTCGATGattgattgtacacaacgcaagaagagtactgttacagaaagatttgactatgtacagaatcagtgagcatagccttgctattgagaaaggccgccgtaggcagaccagGCTCTCAttagaagacaggctatgtgcacactgcccacaacatgaggtggaaactgagctgcacttcctaaactcCTGCCCAGTGTATGGCCATATTAGAgaagcatacagtggggcaaaaaagtatttagtcagccaccaattgtgcaagttctcccacttaaaaagatgagagaggcttgtaattgtaatcatcataggtacacttcaactatgacagacaaaatgaggggaaaaaatccagaaaatcacattgtaggattttttatgaatttatttgcaaattatggtggaaaataagtatttggtcacctaaaaacaagcaagatttctggctctcacagacctgtaagagctgtcaaaggacaccagaaacaaaattgtagacctgcaccaggctgggaagactgaatctgcaataggtaagcagcttggtttgaagaaatcaactgtgggagcaattattatgaAATGAAAGACagacaagaccactgataatctccctcgatctggggctccacgcaagatctcaccccgtggggtcaaagtgatcacaagaacggtgagcaaaaatcccagaaccacacggggggacctagtgaatgacctgcagagagctgggaccaaagtaacaaagcctaccatcagtaacacactacgccgccagggactcaaatcctgcagtgccagacgtgtccccctgcttaagccagtacatgtccaggcccgtctgaagtttgctagagagcatttggatgatccagaagaagattgggagaatgtcatatggtcagatgaaaccaaaatataactttttggtaaaaactcaactcgtcgtgtttggaggacaaagaacaccatacctactgtgaagcatgggggtggaaacatcatgctttggggctgtttttctgcaaagggaccaggacgactgatctgtgtaaaggaaagaatgaatggggccatgtatcgtgagattttgagtgaaaacctccttccatcagcaagggctttgaagattaaacgtggttgggtctttcagcatgacaattatcCCAagcacaccgcccgggcaacaaaggagtggcttcgtaagaagcatttcaaggtcctggagtggtctagccagtctccagatctcaaccccatagaaaatctttggacggagttgaaagtccgtgttgcccagcaacagcccccaaacatcactgctctagagaagatctgcatggaagaatgggccaaaataccagcaacagtgtgtgaaaaccttgtgaagacttacagaaaacgtttgacctctgtcattgccaaaaaagggtatataacaaagtattgagataaacttttgtcattgaccaaatacttattttccaccatcatttgcaaataaattcattaaaaatcctacaatgtgattttctggattttttttctctcattttgtctgtcatagttgaagtgtacctatgatgaaaattacaggcctctcatctttttaagtgggagaacttgcacaattgaactaaatacttttttaccccactgtatttccctcagattacacagatccacaaagaatttgaaaacaaaaaagATTTtggtaaactcccatatctactgggtgaaataccagtatgccatcacagcagcaggatgtgtgacctgttgctacaagaaaagggcaaccagtgaagaacaaacaccattgtaaatacaacccatatttatgtttatttattttcccttttgtactttaaccatttgcacatcattacaacactgtatttaaacataatatgacatttgaaatgtctgtaTTCGTTTGGAACTTCTgagtgtgtaatgtttactgttcatttttattgcttgtttcacttttgtatattatctacttcacttgctttggcaatgttaacatgtttcccatgccaataaagcgccTTGAAATGAATTAAAGCCTTCCCAATGAAGACAATCACCTTTGAATGGCGAAACACTGAATCCTACTAATTACAACACGCGCGTAAATACTGTACTTTTGAGTCGACCGGGAGGCCGATGCAAAACACGCCTATTGACGCACTCGCGCCTTATTGACGCACTCTGCAGTGTAAAAACAACCATGGCGCTGTGCAAGAGAGGGGTCCAATGCTGCGTTACAACGATAATACGATGCAGTTATCCATTTCAAGGGATCTCAACCGTGTCGACATACACTCCAATATTAGCCTACTCAAGATTAAGGTACTGAATAACGCGAATGTCACTGGAAGATGGAGAGTAGCTAGCCTATTCGAAATGGTTGGTCGGTAATTGTCGTTGGTTATTCTCTCTGGTCCTTCCAGCTAGAGCTAACGGTGATCATTCTAATGTTGCAAGCACGCGAAATAAACAATGTCGCTAACAGCGTTGGCATGCAGCCTTCTCGTCAGTTTCTGGTGGTCGGTACTAACGTTAGCTTCTATAGCCTCAAAGGCATAAACTCTGGTCTTTTATATCTAATTTAAATTAGatgttaaacctaaccttaaccacactaaCTTTATGGCTAAGCCTAACCGTATTGagacaaaaaaataaattatttttGATGTGCTCATTTAGTTTTTGTGTATGAAATCTGACTGCCTATAGAAGCTAACGTTAGTGGAAACCATTTTGGTAAGCGGGGGGCGCGGCGCCTCGCCATGGAGGTAGAGaacattttctgcaattctattcATTTTTCCATGGGGCAGAGTGAACATTTTGCGGgtttaaagcacatttcctgtcattttacacattttgccatgggatgATGAGAAAAAatgtaaagctaatttcctgctttCTACACGGTtttccatgacttatgccatgttattATGATATGTGATTTTAAAGTGACTAACACAATCGATTGctaggtaagttagtctagccagctatctataAAATGtcagctgacatgggctaattgagtgactaacAAGCAGAACGGACAGTTATGCCGCTTATGCCTCAGAACAGCACTGTTTAAACGGTGACAATGTAACCAAATACATTTGCCTTCCTGATaaattttgtgatttttttttttctcccggCGGCAGGTGCACGTGAAAGAGCAAAGACCACTGTCAGTCAGCAAAGTCATCTTATTTCCAAAGTGTTAATCCTTTCCCTGATTTTTAGGTGACATTTGTGAGTTAAATCAGTGTCTAGGGATTGAAAGTAAGCCTGCAATCCTCCTGCAGGCTAGCACATTATGCTGCATCCAGAGGTTAAGCAGACTATTGTCAACAGAAATCTATTACATTCCCACTGAAACCTTTATAGGCTTAGGTGTCCCAAACTAAACTCTTCCCTGTCCTCATACAAAACATCACATGGGATACATACAAAAACATAATCTTGAAACCCAGAACCAAATTATTTTATGAACACTGGGATGATGGGGGGAGAGACTAACAAAAACACAATGTCACAAGGTATTTTTAATGTAATTTGTCTCTAAATCTGATATCCCTCTCTCTTGTACAGTGTATTATCCTGCAGGCACTACTCGTTATCTCAGGGCAGACTAGGCATATTTCAGAGAGCCAGTGAGAGGTATGAGAAATTCCTTGAACATCGATTCCCCCACCTCTACATCCTTTATACCACCTTTGTGAAAGGTAAGTACCCCCTAACCAAAATGACACCCTCTAATGCCTAACTGACAACTTTTCATGGGCAGTTCCAGGGAGGGGTTTGATGGTGGTGAAGCCCCTTCAAAAACAGGCTTAGCACCCCCAAGAAATAATGTATTATTACTTGCATGCATAGGTTGCAAGCAACCCTACGCAACAACCAAGCTACTTCTTAGCTACCTCAGTGCAACTTCTCCATAGACGGTCTACAGCTGTAACATTTTCCATTTGGAATTGGATAGCCCCTTTCCCGCTAGATTGTGCTGCCCAAAGTGTATGTGTTTTTCTTTGAGGCAATACCATGAAGCATTTTTGCAATGTGTTTATGTGTTCAGGATTTCGGCTCATGGTACACGATGTGAGGGAAACGAAGAGGATAAGGATGAAAATGCTCACTCAAGATGTTTCACTCAAAGAGCTGCCCTACCGTGAGATGGAGACCATCATTCTGGTCAGTGAGTCACACTTTGCAGTTCCACCCTGGCAGCCATACATTTTGTGCAGTAGACACattgactgtgtcccaaatggcactgtaaccccttcatagtgcactacttttgactagggcctctagtcaaaagtagttcactataggaaatacagtgccatttgggatgcacatatCATAGAGGCagtttatgactgtcataaactcTACAGCAGAGAACTTGATAAAATATTCAAATGTaatgctctctttctgtctgtacctctctctctttttcttgcaGTTTCGCAAAGACATGATAAAAGCCATTCCCCTGGTGATAATATCTATCCCGCCTTTTGCCATCATTTTGGTTTTCACTCTAATGTGAGTTGTTGTGAATCAACCAACCTGATATTGACTATCATTTGCTAACAGTTTTAAGAGTGATTGAAAAGAGTGCCAATTAAGTCAATTTTAGGGGAGTCGTGCATGCTTCCAAAATgcctttttgggggggggtattAAATGAATGGTGAATGATGGGTTACTTCCAACCTTTAATCTGATATGTGTCCCCTCCTTGGTAGGTGCCTGTTCCCTAGGCAGCTCCTGATTCGCCACCTGTGGACTCCGCAGCAGCAGCAGGACTTCCAGAGGTTGTACCACGAGCAGAGATGCCGACACCGTGAGAACATCCTGAAGGGTGTGGCCTGGTCAATACCTCACATCAAAGAGTGGACCCTCCGCAGCCATCTGCTTACTCTTATCAGCAAGGTTAATCATTTAGCTCTTTAAACTCTGAGCATGTTTGTTAATTGAACACAGACATTTCAAACAGTTGCCATGCATTTATTTTATTCTAGGCCTATACTGTAGGTAATGATTCATCACAATTTTGAAATGCATAACCAGACTGTCAGTGTATGTAAATATTACAGATCATCTAAGGGTTATCCCATCTATACAATTCTGTGTTTACTAATTATCATTACATAGATGATCAGTGAGAAATTGTGTTAATGGCTAAAGGGAAAGGTCCACACCCATATCATGCTAATAATACATTGTGATAACTTCCCACACCAGCAATTGGTTGAGGCCTTTTGTGTTATGAGAGTACAAGACTGTAAGTGGGTGTTTTTTGTGTGGAGAGTGCAGTTGAACCTGTCCTGCTTGGTCCAGTTGGTGTGTATCTGCAGAATGGGAGGGGTGATTTGAAATGTTTGTTATGCAGGTGCAGAGTGGGGCTCACCCCAGTGTGAAAGACATCAGTGCAGTGAGAGGCGTGTTTTCCGGACAACCACTGGGATTAACAGGCATGGACTCTGGTCACATGGTAAGGATTTTTGGTGTTTATTTCAGAGTGGGCCTCTGCTTGGAAAGAGCATCGCGTTTCATATTGTTATGCAATTGTGTTTTATAAGAAACTTGGAAAGAGCAGATTAGGAGGGTGAGGGTCATCCCTGTATAAAAATAGTTTACTTTCATCTGTGTTCGGTCTTAGGTTTCACAATATGCAGGTTATTTTAACTCTTTTTGATTTGTTTGGGGATTCAATTCACATGGATGATTCATCTGACAGGtgtctttctcactctttctccccaTTTATTCCTCTCTACACTTCCCTTTCTTTCCTGGTCTTTATTTTTCCCCATGCTTCCATTTCTTTCCCCCTTCCTATATTCTTATCATCTTCTAATTCCATTGTTCCCTCTCTCAGAGGCTGCTGTGCTCCCACCTCTTGCTGAACCCCTGGCTCCCTGGGTTCCTGCTCCGGCGACGGCTGAGGGCCAAAGCCCTGGACCTACTTTACTTGGATCAGGCTCTAGACACACTGGGACAGGGCCAACTCACTGACACAGAGATTAGAGAGGTCAGGTTCCCCACAACCCCTCCATATAATCCCATCTCAAGACTGCCATTTATAGATCTAAATAAAGTCAATACGGTACTCCCTCTATACAAATGGGTTGAAATGGAATAGCAAGTGATAATCGGAGAAGTCAGGGGTCTCAACACTGTCATTTTTAGATAGAAATCAATTAGCAAATGCCTTTACACAAAGCAGAATTTGTATTCAGTAGATGTGTCCGATGCAGTAAGCAAACCTACAACTCGGGTGTAGCACTATATTCTAAAAAAGAGAGCAGTTGGAACTGCTAGCTGATGTTCCAGTGTATGGTTTATGGCATAAAAATAAACATACATTATCATCTTTGGTAAGTCAGAATTACAAATTTACAAGGGAAATGTTTTATCTTAAGCGTGATGCACTACTTCTCTTCCTCACTCCACTTCCCCAGGCCTGCTATCTGCGGGGTCTCAATCCCAGTAGCCTCACCACTAGCCAGTGTCGAGAGTGGCTCCTCCAGTGGCTTCAGCTGTCTACCCAGCTCACAGGTCTGACACATTTTACTTACAGGCAGACTTggattcaaatactattttaaataATTTCATATATTTTGGGTTTTCAATTGAGCTTGCCTGCTGCGGTGGAACCAATAGAATTGTCGCTAAAGTGCAAACCCCTCCCGTGGCACTCAAGGCGGGCTAAAGCAATCACTCAAATATATTTGAAAGACTTcaaaaagtatttgaacccagatctgttTTACACACCGGGGATTGCTTGCTGTCATATTTATGACAGCTTGGTTCACAATGCCAGTTTGCTCTATACACTCTATTTTTATCATGGCACATCCTGGCTTTCACAGTGCA
This is a stretch of genomic DNA from Oncorhynchus mykiss isolate Arlee chromosome 7, USDA_OmykA_1.1, whole genome shotgun sequence. It encodes these proteins:
- the LOC110528259 gene encoding LETM1 domain-containing protein 1 isoform X1, translated to MALCKRGVQCCVTTIIRCSYPFQGISTVSTYTPILAYSRLSVLSCRHYSLSQGRLGIFQRASERYEKFLEHRFPHLYILYTTFVKGFRLMVHDVRETKRIRMKMLTQDVSLKELPYREMETIILFRKDMIKAIPLVIISIPPFAIILVFTLMCLFPRQLLIRHLWTPQQQQDFQRLYHEQRCRHRENILKGVAWSIPHIKEWTLRSHLLTLISKVQSGAHPSVKDISAVRGVFSGQPLGLTGMDSGHMRLLCSHLLLNPWLPGFLLRRRLRAKALDLLYLDQALDTLGQGQLTDTEIREACYLRGLNPSSLTTSQCREWLLQWLQLSTQLTESETSLLLHNMVLLSVNYPSS
- the LOC110528259 gene encoding LETM1 domain-containing protein 1 isoform X2, with translation MVHDVRETKRIRMKMLTQDVSLKELPYREMETIILFRKDMIKAIPLVIISIPPFAIILVFTLMCLFPRQLLIRHLWTPQQQQDFQRLYHEQRCRHRENILKGVAWSIPHIKEWTLRSHLLTLISKVQSGAHPSVKDISAVRGVFSGQPLGLTGMDSGHMRLLCSHLLLNPWLPGFLLRRRLRAKALDLLYLDQALDTLGQGQLTDTEIREACYLRGLNPSSLTTSQCREWLLQWLQLSTQLTESETSLLLHNMVLLSVNYPSS